Below is a genomic region from Salmo salar chromosome ssa11, Ssal_v3.1, whole genome shotgun sequence.
CTCAAAGACAGAGACTGGTcccaagccactcctgcattgtcttggctgtgtgcttagggtcattgtcctgttggaaggtgaaccgtcaccccagtctgaggtcctgaccactctggagcagattttcattaaggatctctgtactttgctccattcatctttccctcgatcctgactagtctcctagtccctgccactgaaaaacatccccacagcatgttgccaccgcgcttcaccgtagggatggtgccaggtttcctccagacgtggcgcttggcattcagggcaaagagttcaattttggtttcatcagaccagaaaatcttgtttctcatggtctgagtcctttaggtgtctattggtaaactccaagcgggctgtcatgtgccttttactgaggagtggcttccgtctggccactctaccataaaggcctgattggtggagtgctgcagagatgggagaaactttcaGAAGAaaaaccatctccacagaagaactctggagctctgtcagtgaccaagttcttggtcacctccctgagcaaggcccttctcccccaattgctcagtttggccaggaagccagctcttggaagagtcttggtggttccaaacttcttctatttaagaatagaggtcactgtgttcttggggaccttcaatgctgcagacatttttttgttacccttcaccacatctgtgcctcaacacaaaccttgaccccatggcttggtttttgctctgacatgcactgtcaactgtgggaccttatatagacaggtgtgcctttccaaatcatgtccaaacaatttaatttaccacaggtggactccaatcaagttaaagcaacatttcaaggatgatcaacggaaggaaacaggatgcacaattgagtcccatagcaaagggtctgaatactcacgtAAAAAGTCAAGCCATACCAGTAACTTTTGTCCAAAGAAAATGAACCTTCTACAGTTTGAGTAAACTTAAAACCTGATGTTTTTTTCTGACAAAATGTGACAATTGAGCAGTTGGGTAAAACGGATTGTAAAGCTTCTAGTACCTGCTGTGACTGAGTGTAGCTATAGCTAGCCATGCCCTCTTGTGGTGAGCCAGCACAAGATCCTCCCTCTTCAATGGTCTGTAAAGGCAGGCAAAAAAATGGAGACAGGAATGCAATCAAACCAATCAACCCCAATAAAATCAAGTAAGTTGACATGAATGTGAAATTATACAATACATCCCACATGTGAAATTAACTATAGTTATTAAAAGTTTCAACAAAAAAGCAAGTGAAGAGTACCAGGTTGGCAGTGGACTCTGCCGCAGCATACACAGATGGGCTCTGGAACCCTGTGTCTGCAAGATGATTTAAAAAGACAATTGTGAACTTTTATCCATATTGTACAATGGGTCTTCAAATTGTGAGCCTTCACTGTTGCCAAATGACAGAATCAGTTGGGAAACGGAATAGCCCAATTTGTCTCTCCCTAACGTAAATCTGTTAAAAATGCATCTGCAGATAATAAAATGGTGGACATGGACCGTCCTAAAATCTCACAAGCAGGTGATGTCAACACACTCACCTTCACCAGTATAGATGTACTCCTCTGAATAttcacctgagacacacacaccacggatttaacatttacattccgactcaaaacaaatacatttttgtaATCAAGACGGCGTCACTGGACAGGCTGGCCTACCTTGGTCGTCACCATTGCTCCTCTCGTCAGCGTCCTCCTCTGATGAGGTCATGGCCTGTTTGCCAGATGTGGGGATGGGGCTCGGCCCCTGCTGCACCCAGTATGTAGGGAGTGCTGGAACCATGGGGTTTGCTACAGTCTGTCCCTAAAGAGACAGTTACAAAAGCAGACAGCAGGTTGACTTGAATACTCCAGTTGAATACTAATGCTCCCAACTATCAAAGTCTGTTGCCTGAGGGCTTCTGGGCTACATAGTTACCGACAAGGGAGGGAAGGCAGTTTCATCTCCCCCCTCAATCTCGTAGAAGGTGATTGTTCCTTCCATTTCCTGTGCCATTTCCTGTGCCTCCTGTCCAGCCTCGGGGACGTAGCTGAACTGGCACTCCTTGTTGATAGCAGGGATCTGGCGCCTGCTTCGGCTGCAAGAGCTCAAATGAATATACCTACTTTTATAACCACAACACCCCATCATGTCGTACCATGGCTACATTCTCTATGGGCAGGGCCACCGGTAATATTCAAAGTTACTATAGCTCAAATTGCTCATTCTGCTTAACATCGCTAAGAAGACGATAAAAGGCGTATTACCGTGACCTGAATGAGTAGTTGTCGAAGCTGTGGTAGCAGCGTTTTCCTGAGTGAGGGTAGTATGTCATCTCCGGCCCAACGAGGGGATGACTGTTCAGGAAACGGGCTGAACTTCTGAACAGAACCCAGATTGGCAACAGcatagataccaacagaataTAATCAACGGTAAGCAATATGACCTTCAGTAATGGTGAAGTACAGCAGCAGTGTAAATGGTGTTTTAGAGTGATATTTGTCAAACTTGCCATTTGACAATTTAAAAGCACACCGACCTGGGCGGGCCATATCCTCGAGGGGGCCTGGGTGGAAGATGAGGCCGGTAGTGTTCATAGGGCATTGTCTCTGGTGGTGGTGCATGCATGCCAGGGGCGCGCCCAGGGTGTATGCCGCCAGGGCCTGATTGAAAGCGGGGAGGCAGGCCAGACACCATCAGCATCTCCTTCCCTCTGGGTTTCTTAAAGAAACGCCGCCGGCCCCGCAACTCCGAATCTAACAGACAGAAGGGCTAACAGTTGTACAGGTCTTCAATGGTCCAAGGCCAATACGATGTTCActgctatttaaaaaaatatataattactaAGACCATCTAACGGTTAAAGGGCATACTGACCCATCTCTCCAGGATACTGCTCAGGCCGGCTGTATGATGGTCCCTTGCGGCTCGGGGTGATGTTCCAGGCAGGGACAGGGTTCACAGGCTTGAAGTTAGTCAGAGACACAAGATGTCTGAAAGTGGTGGGGTATAGTGAGGTCTCATAAACCTAATATTGAAAAGAGCACTGTCTTTATGGTAAaccactgcatctatcatactgtatgacAACCATTTGGgatggtacatttacattttagtcatctagcagactcctatccagagtgacttccagtgcattcatcttaagatagctaggtgggacaaccacatacagtaagcacattttcctcaataaagtagctatcagcagtcagagctagtaaggggGAAAAGTAGTCAAGTGTTAGTTCACAAAAGCCTTTTGCGggcgggggggtgggggggcattTCAGAAGTTGAGCAAGGACTCTGCTTcaaggggaagctggttccataATTGGGGTGCTAAGACAGAGAAGCACTTGTACTGGGTtgagtgggagggccaagagatcagaggtggcagaacggagtactcgggttggggtaTAGATTTGGAGCAAAGCCTGacagtagggaggggcagttcctcttacTGCTCTAATACAAGAATGTGCCAGAAAACTAAAATAAGCACACGTTGATGGGTGCTGTGTAGAAGTGCCTATGTGTAAGTCAGTTCAATTGGGGTGTTTTTAAAGGGACAGGTATCTCACTTTTCTCCAAGCTCTTCGATGAACACTGTCACAGCGCTGGGGTGAGTGCCCACCTCCTGAATGAAGGCATTGTAATACTTCCCTTTGGGGTCTAGACGAACCTGCATGGAAGACATGGGCTAACCTTATCATtgagtatttttattttattgcaaAACAATCTTAATTTAGTGGATAAATTGGATTACTGTACCTGACACTTGTCTCCCAAGAAGTATTGTCTTCCAGCAAACACCATGTAATCAGTTTTCTGCATCTCTGTTTCAGAGAAACGATATGCCATTCCAGAACACCCAATTATACAACTGCTCTACATTAAGAAATGAATGTACGGTATAATCATATCAaccccacagataaaaggtctgCTCTGTGTGAATCTTGTCGTTTATGACCAATGTCTCATGATTAATTCAGCAGTTCCACGTTACCACAATAAACTCCAACAGAAGGGGGCCACATGGCATACCTCTGCGACTGTCATGCCATACGTCAAACTGGACATTTCTGTACATCTCAGAATCCAGTGCTTTGAGCACCTTGTACGGGAGAGAGAGTTTTGCTGGTGCATCTGGAGTCTTAGGAAGAGAAAGAAACTGGATGTGTATTCCTAGAATCTAGTCTTcctcaaaaaaaaataaaaaaataaaatggtatAAACTACAACAATAGACGCTTTAGAAAAAGTTGTCACCTTTGCTTCCTCTGCTCCAGGTCGGGCTTTGTCCTCTGTGCGATTGTGCCCATTGAACTCCCAATCATCCCTACAAGAAAGTAAAGAGTGTAGAAAAATTGTACTTTACAAAAACCTGATAAACAAAATTCATACAATGACTACATTACAATATACACGGAGTGTACtaaacattaagaatacctgctctttacattacagactgaccaggtgaaagctatgatccccttcatctacacagattTTGAAGTGGACGAGACATGTTAAAGGatctttaagccttgagacatgggattgtgtgtgtgccattcagagggtgaatgggcaagacaaaagatttaaatgcctttgaacggggtatggtagtaggtgccaggtgcaccggtatGTATCAAGAACTGAAATGTTGCTGGGTTTTCCCCCGCGCATCAAGaacagtccaccacccaaagaacaaccagccaactgtgggaagaattggagtgaacatgggccagcatccctgtggaacgccttcgacaccttgtagagtccatgccccgacgaattgagactATTTGGAGGGCAAAAGGGTGCAACTCAAAATTAGgacagtgttcctaatgttttgtaaactcagtgtatagACGCTTTGGTGAATTTATGCATACTGTAGTTGGGTCGTTCCACGACATGAGTCCCTTTTGGGTAAAGTAacgtggtttaaaaaaaatacaataaagaaATACGTTTTATTTCACCTAATTTGAACATAATAAAAAACATGTTGTTTTCCTACAtcaagatgtaaaaaaaaaaaaataaaataaaaaaaaaagactagtaagtgccaaataaaagtaacagggttgatgtgttCATCTTAAACATCAGCCATTAGTCCCCTTGTGATAAGGGGAAATGGAAGCTTGTGTGCAATAGGAATGGGCAAATGAATGAAAGCTTCACAAAACGTGTGTTACGCTCAGgccactcagttttccaccacaaagaGTAAAACCAGCTCATACTTGTACACAacgatttgactattagatgttgtATGTTTCTTTAGGAAACCATATTACAAAccgggttgaccttaaaatgaggcacaagtttttttttttgttttttttaaccttaaaatgaatcactaataaaaaattaatttaaaaaaaaaaagaacacacTGAACAAAGCATGAAAATGCAACATGTTAGAAGTGTTGGGCCCATGTTTCATGAATTGAAATAAAAAGACCACAGAAATTTtccagcttatttctctcaaatgttgtttacatccctgttagtgaacatttctcctttgccgagATACTCCAGCCACCTGACCTGtgtggcatgatcattacacaggtgcagacCCTTTTCCAGCACACGACAGACGTCGCACGCATCTCTAGGCGGCATCAAGAAAACCATCGCCATCCCATCCAACATCCTAGAGTTCCGGTTATATTACAAAATATCTTTGGGGTTCACATATGCTTACACTGTTTTTTAGCTGCCGTTCTATAAGAACTCCTTGTTCTGCCACAAACTTGCACGCGTCGCCCTCGTGCGGCAATGTTTTCAAACAGAAAAGGGTCTATAATTATTTTTTgaaacctttaactaggcaagtccgttaaaaacaaaattcttatttacaatgacggcctaccttgtccaaaccctaacgacacaaggccaattgtgcgcctccctatgggactcccaatcacaaccttttgtgatacagcctggaatcaaaccagggtctgtagtgacacctctcgcACTGACGTGCagagccactcaggaggcccatataaaaaaggccactaaaatctGCAGTGTTGTTTCACAACACAATGTGACagtgacatgctgactgcaggaatgttcaccagagctgttcccAGAGAATTTaacgttaatttctctaccatcaactgcctccaacgtcgttttagagaatttggcaatacgtccaactggcctcacaaatcACAGAatacatgtaaccacgccagcccaggacctctacatccggcTTCTTAAGCTGCAGGATCGTCAAACCAGCCACCTGaataaactgtgggtttgcacaaccaaagaatttcagcacaaactgtcagaaacagtctcagggaagctcatctgcatgctcgttgtcctcacaagggttttgacctgactgcagttccaGCGTCGTaaacaacttcagtgggcaaatgctcaccttcaatggccactggagaagttctcttcacagatgaatcccggttataactgtaccaggcagatggaaAACAGTGTGTACGgcatcatgtgggcgagcggtttgctgacgtcaacattgtgaacagagtgcctcatggtggaggtggggttatggtatgggcaggcataagctacagacaacgaacacaattgcattttaatcaaaggcaatttcaatgcacagagataccgtgacaagatcctgaggcccaatgTCATGCCTTTCAtcacgtttcagcatgataatgcacagctccatattacaaggatctgtacacaattcctggaagctgaaaatgtctcagcTCCTCAATGGCCTGCATTCTCATCCGacacgtcacccattgagcatgttttggaTGCTCTCAATTGATGTGTACGACTGtgttctagaggtcgaccgattaattagggccgatttcaagttttcgtaACAATcggaaatcatttttttttttttagacctttatttaactaggcaagtcagttaagaacacattcttattctcaatgacggcctaggaacggtgggttaactgccttgttatggggcagaacgacagatttttaccttgtcagctcggggattcaatcttgcaaccttacggttaactagtccaaagctctaactacctgctttacattgcactccatgaggagcctgcctgttacgcgaatgcagtaagaagccaaggtaagttgctagctagcattaaacttatcttataagaaacaatcaatcataatcactagttaactacacatggttgatgatattactagtttatctagcctgtcctgcgttgcatataatcgcttaggtacacgttgctccaaccataaacatcaatgcctttcttaaaatcaatacacaagtatatatttttaaccctgcatatttagttaatattgcctgctaacatcaatttcttttaactagggaaaatgtgtcacttctcttgcaaacagagtcagggtatatgcagcagtttgggccgcctggctcgttgcgaactgtgagactatttcttcctaacaaagacagccgacttcgccaaacgggggatgatttaacaaaagcacatttgcgaaaaaagcacaatcgttgcacgactgtacctaaccataaacatcaatgcctttcttaaaatcaatacacagaagtatatatttttaaacctgcatgtttagctaaaagaaatccaggttagcggGCAAtcttaaccaggtgaaattgtgtcattttgcgttcattacacgcagagtcagggtatatgcaacagtttgggtcgcctggctcgttgcgaactaatttgccagaattttacgtaattatgacataacattgaaggttgtgcaatgtaacaggaatatttagacttagggatgccacccgttagatgaaatacggaacggttccgtatttcactgacagaaaAAACGTTTGagatatggtcgaatccggaaactattaatgacctaaggctcgtatttctgtgtgttatgttataattaagtctgatttgatagagtagtctgagcgatggtaggcagcagcaggctcgtaagcattcattcaaacagcactttcgtgcgtttgccagcagcccttcgcaatgcattgtgctgtttatgacttcaagcctgtcaactcccaagattaggctggtgtaaccgatgtgaaatggctagctagttagccgggtgagcgctaatagcgtttcaaacgtcactcgctctgagacttggagtagtttttccccttgctctacatgggtaacgctgcttcgagggtggctgttgtcgatgtgttcctggttcgagcccaggtaggagcgaggagagggacggaagctatactgttaacactggcaatactaaagtgcctataagaacatccaatagtatatgaaatacaaatcgtatagagagaaatagtcctataataactacaacctaaaacttcttacctgggaatattgaagactcatgtcaaaaggaaccaccagctttcatatgttctcatgttctgagcaaggaacttaaacgttagctttcttacatggcacatattgcacttttactttcttctccaacactttgtttttgcattatttaaaccaaattgaacatgtttcattatttatttgaggctaaattgattttatttatgtattatattaaggtaAAAtttgtgttcattcagtattgttgtaattgtcattcttacaaaaaaaaacaaataattatatatatatatattttttttttaaatcggctgATTTAAAATCGGTCTAGGCTTTTttgggccctccaataatcggtatcggcattgaaaaaatcataaatcggtcgacctctagtgtgttccagttcccggcaatatccagcaactttgcacagccattaacGAGTGGGGCAACactccacaatcaacagcctgatcaactctacatAAACGAGATGTTaccctgcatgaggcaaatggtggtcgcaCCAGATTCTGATCTACACTTACCTTTATTTTTTTCAATGTatataataatcttcagaaatgactgtcaAAGCAAGAAAATAATTAGGGATTTAAAATGCTAAAACATGGACATTTTGGGATGAAGTGTGTTCATTTTCCTAGAAGTCAGATGGTACACAgaaggacatgtcaaaatgctgaattttggcactttagcaagtctttagtTATTAAAAACATGATGTATTGAattttccatgtggtctatattaaaaggGGCACTTAATGTAACAGGCCTTTAAAactcaatattggtgcacaagtccaacttaaaatatcaaagggatgcaaaagggACTCATTTTGTGGAATGACCCAAGTAACTAGACTTAGGTTTAATGTGGAGGGCTTTATGGAAATCAAAAGTGGTGTGCAGAGCACAACCTCACCTCAGAGTCTGACCCCTGTCCTCAGGGGTGTCATAGCCTGCGTCCTCACTGCACACCGACAGGCTGTTCCTATAGCGACGACCTCCGCCATGGAACCCTTCCAAGGCTCCTTGCACCTCCGCCTCGCCGACACCAAGGACTTGTGTGTACAGCAGCTCATACAACAGAGCTGGATCCAGTTGAAGAAAAAGGTTATACATTTCCTATTCACTACACATGAAAGTACTGATCATTTAAAATATTGACTAACTAAAATAAATGAGTAGCCAATTATAGGACTTAGAGTGAAGATTTATCCAGTGCTGTGGAGCTGGTGGACGGAGCTATAGGACAGGCTCATTGAAATGGCTAGAATGGAATTGAGTCAAACAGGTGGTTTCCTTACCGTTGTCGTGTATGACACTGTTCCATCTATACCATTCTAGCCATTACAATGACTCCATCTTCAAATAACTCCTcctaccagcctccactgatttctCTGAATTCTGATGAGTGAAAGTACAGACCTTGACACAGAGCTGCGTGGATGGGGTAGTTCCTGGGGTATACAACATCGTAGTGGCCATTGTTGGAGCAACACAGCAGAATCTACAACAGTCAGAGAGCAGAATAGTGTGAAGTGTAATGCATTTTTACTCTTAACCATTCAAATGGTaaagatcccccccccccaaaatcaaaTTGTCtacagcaggtattcccaaactgccgtcgggggtacgccaaataatgtgattcacattttttttaataaaaaaataaaatgatttTTGCCtttacattttcaaacagtccatttacacGAGCCGTGTTGTAACAAACACTTATTCTTAATGTATGGtatagtgtgtgttggtgtgtggcaggcttacaatgatggcaaaaaaacaacatttgagagtgctggtgctagagggggtacgcagccgGAGGATGAATGTTTGAAGGGCTAATGggactaaaaaaaaatgtttgggaaAATTTGGTCTACAGAATAGAGAACGAACTAAGAGAGAAAAAGAAGTAGAGACTTAAGCATGacttgctgttttttttttcctgATTCAATGAACGAAGTAGACCAAACCCAGCTGCTATtgcattggtgtctatgggagacACACCAAGTTACCTAGACTGGAACTGACTTTTTTTGTTGCTTCCAATGGTAAGCAGCCTGAATTAACCCCATCTTTCATTTATATACACCATCTTTGGCTGTAGTCTTCTCAAATTATAAAATGAGAGCAGTACCATCTAGAGGACAAACCAAAGCACACTACAAATGTATGTGAACAccagctcgtcaaacatctcattcgaaaatcatgggcattaataggagttggtcccccctttgctgctataacagcctccactcttctgggaaggctttccgctagatgttggaacattgctgcgaggactcATTCcagtcagccacaagagcattagtgaggtcggcactgatgttgagcgattacGCCTGGCTCGTAGTCGAGTTTCAATTCAAAGattgatggggttgaagtcagggctctttgcaggctagtcaagttcttccacacagatctctaaaccatttctgtatggacctcgctttttttgcacaggggcattgtcatactgaaacaggaaagggccttccccaaactgtttccacaaagttggaagcgcagaatcatctagaatgtcgtatgctgtagcgttaacatttcccttcactggaactatggggcctagcctgaaccattaaaaacagccccagatcattaatccttctccaccaaactttagttggcactatacattggggcaggtagcgttctcctggtatccgccaaacccagatttgtccttcGGACTGACAGataaagtgtgattcatcactccagggaaggtgtttccactgctccagagtccaatggcggcgagctttacaccactctagctgacgcttggcattgcacatggcgatcttaggcttgtatCCGCCCGCTCAGCCATGGTAAGCCTTtgcatgaagctcccgatgaacagtgccgatgttgcttccagaggcagttttgaactctagtgagtgttgcaaccgaggacagacgatttttacacgctaagtgcttcagcactctgcggtcccattctgtgagtttgtgtactaccactttgcggctgaaccgttgttgctcctagacgtttccacttcacaataacagcacttacagttgactggggcggctccagcagggcagacattttacaaactgacttgttggaaaggtggcatcctatgatagtgtcacgttgaaagtcacttgagcacttcagtacgggccattctactgacaatgtttgtctatggagattgcatggctgggtGCTCAACTTTATACAcgcgtcagcaacgggtgtggctgaaatagccaacttcactaatttgaaggggtgtccacatacttctgtatatataGTTTATTACACGGCATCACCCCCTATCCACACACCTGGTTCAATTAGCAACCTGGTTCAGTTTTGCCTGGTAATTACTTCATTAGTCAGGCATTTGGGATGCTTCCGGGCCTGGGCTCAGTGAAGAACCACACTTACCTTCTCCATGTAGTCTACTTCAGTTATCTCTGTTGGTGGCTTCCCAGGATACCTGTATACAAGGAAGCACCGCCTGCCACATGGCCAACACCAACTTATTTCAGGTTACATTAAATTGCAATTCACATAAATCTAATTCTCCATATAACATTTGACAATATCCTGTCAGCCAACACAAAAGGTTGTACAATGTGGCAGGTGATGTTTAACTGATAACACATTGTGCAGCACTTACCTGTACAACGACGACAAAGCCTTTATCTCAACTTGGCCAGTGGTTTCCTGGAGAAAAACATATTTAACAATATGTACGTGACCCTTCTTCATACGGTCTATGGTCTGAATCTGACCCATGGCTTGTGCAATGTGCTTTTATAACATGTAGTTCTATAAACATACCTTGGGGTCCTCCAGACGTTCCAGATACTTCTCAAACGACCCTTCAACAAACTAGGAGATAAAGCATGCCATTAGACTTTGATTTTAAGCGATTAGTGCTATctggaatccttgggacgtccctacccctaAACATTTTAAAGTCAACTTACAGGTTCAAAGTTGCATCGGTTCTCTCTCATGAAGGTGACACAGTCTTTCCTTATCTTTTGATGGTAATTCTGAGAGTAATACATCTGGGAGGAAAGAAATCATTACATTGTGCACCTTTATTTCATATTCGACAATCTCCTCTTTGCGCCCTGGAGCATAGCGTCGTGCAATTCATATTTTAACTCTGGCCTCAACAATAATTTCAGTCAGCCAAATGAACCATAGCCGAAGATGAACAGGctactagcggttctgggggaaggggcagtgcccctgtgacaacaattttggacccccttgtggcccccctaaatgtggagtatgaaataattttgacataacatttttgctatcgttctttttttacatccgttattagacagtggcaacgcggaagaTGGTATTTTGCcagctaatgcctgcaatgcagtg
It encodes:
- the LOC106563668 gene encoding putative bifunctional UDP-N-acetylglucosamine transferase and deubiquitinase ALG13 isoform X5; translation: MFIFYAESYEVLHIYSFFIYNILKMQKALKKYFVNMDEYLASIGLYRKMMARDASCLFRAVSEQMYYSQNYHQKIRKDCVTFMRENRCNFEPFVEGSFEKYLERLEDPKETTGQVEIKALSSLYSWCWPCGRRCFLVYRYPGKPPTEITEVDYMEKILLCCSNNGHYDVVYPRNYPIHAALCQALLYELLYTQVLGVGEAEVQGALEGFHGGGRRYRNSLSVCSEDAGYDTPEDRGQTLRDDWEFNGHNRTEDKARPGAEEAKTPDAPAKLSLPYKVLKALDSEMYRNVQFDVWHDSRREMQKTDYMVFAGRQYFLGDKCQVRLDPKGKYYNAFIQEVGTHPSAVTVFIEELGEKHLVSLTNFKPVNPVPAWNITPSRKGPSYSRPEQYPGEMDSELRGRRRFFKKPRGKEMLMVSGLPPRFQSGPGGIHPGRAPGMHAPPPETMPYEHYRPHLPPRPPRGYGPPRSSARFLNSHPLVGPEMTYYPHSGKRCYHSFDNYSFSRSRRQIPAINKECQFSYVPEAGQEAQEMAQEMEGTITFYEIEGGDETAFPPLSGQTVANPMVPALPTYWVQQGPSPIPTSGKQAMTSSEEDADERSNGDDQGEYSEEYIYTGEDTGFQSPSVYAAAESTANLTIEEGGSCAGSPQEGMASYSYTQSQQVVVKSAVMPAQALTTAPAAIFTSSSSSSQTPPAPIASPSNYPQGAPMPPHAMGRQVSSIQVPPSSPWFVNEMGEAVSTTPPPPYSYDPNGNDLPRDGKVLQYYFNLGVQWYQQSYWHSMVQMQQAYQQPNAEQQFQSYSGAPPPSDHTVPQSYPETGRAGPDGQGDVLANGTPLAMDPPSAGAPGTVFYPLVQDQCSQPPLHTYEPYVPMLSATYHYLTPWNSGPAQPHVHASYCPSNHPVNYVTAPTHPGHFIPPSM
- the LOC106563668 gene encoding putative bifunctional UDP-N-acetylglucosamine transferase and deubiquitinase ALG13 isoform X9, translated to MFIFYAESYEVLHIYSFFIYNILKMQKALKKYFVNMDEYLASIGLYRKMMARDASCLFRAVSEQMYYSQNYHQKIRKDCVTFMRENRCNFEPFVEGSFEKYLERLEDPKETTGQVEIKALSSLYRRCFLVYRYPGKPPTEITEVDYMEKILLCCSNNGHYDVVYPRNYPIHAALCQALLYELLYTQVLGVGEAEVQGALEGFHGGGRRYRNSLSVCSEDAGYDTPEDRGQTLRDDWEFNGHNRTEDKARPGAEEAKTPDAPAKLSLPYKVLKALDSEMYRNVQFDVWHDSRREMQKTDYMVFAGRQYFLGDKCQVRLDPKGKYYNAFIQEVGTHPSAVTVFIEELGEKHLVSLTNFKPVNPVPAWNITPSRKGPSYSRPEQYPGEMDSELRGRRRFFKKPRGKEMLMVSGLPPRFQSGPGGIHPGRAPGMHAPPPETMPYEHYRPHLPPRPPRGYGPPSSARFLNSHPLVGPEMTYYPHSGKRCYHSFDNYSFRSRRSRRQIPAINKECQFSYVPEAGQEAQEMAQEMEGTITFYEIEGGDETAFPPLSGQTVANPMVPALPTYWVQQGPSPIPTSGKQAMTSSEEDADERSNGDDQGEYSEEYIYTGEDTGFQSPSVYAAAESTANLTIEEGGSCAGSPQEGMASYSYTQSQQVVVKSAVMPAQALTTAPAAIFTSSSSSSQTPPAPIASPSNYPQGAPMPPHAMGRQVSSIQVPPSSPWFVNEMGEAVSTTPPPPYSYDPNGNDLPRDGKVLQYYFNLGVQWYQQSYWHSMVQMQQAYQQPNAEQQFQSYSGAPPPSDHTVPQSYPETGRAGPDGQGDVLANGTPLAMDPPSAGAPGTVFYPLVQDQCSQPPLHTYEPYVPMLSATYHYLTPWNSGPAQPHVHASYCPSNHPVNYVTAPTHPGHFIPPSM